One Micropterus dolomieu isolate WLL.071019.BEF.003 ecotype Adirondacks linkage group LG23, ASM2129224v1, whole genome shotgun sequence DNA window includes the following coding sequences:
- the rnf167 gene encoding E3 ubiquitin-protein ligase RNF167, with amino-acid sequence MICLGVWCVGARWSVLIMVFCSILVPSPTHAYIYAHYSNMTSMLFEDLPALFGNPLPKDGLMGVLVVSRPLNGCTAIDSPPPLPTSYDANTTKFIALIRRYDCNFDIKILHAQQAGYSAAIVHNMYSDTLLNMNYSNDTIADEIEIPSVFTSYYASRILKNFIIPEQGAYVILKPEFAFPLSYYLIPFTGVVGMIILVMCVVFIVRCVQYRKRIRKNRLSKEQLKRIPTHKFRKGDHYDVCAICLDEYEEGDKLRVLPCSHAYHCKCVDPWLTQTKKTCPVCKQRVNRNNQEHSESESEEETRGRGEEEGTEGEADSERTPLLRPSNPGSPSGSPRAYSATTTTTTAQCLASPAHCDSPILVYEGYNSPQEDTDSESDDAAEDRYHSGDDTTQLIGRDTVEI; translated from the exons ATGATTTGCCTGGGTGTGTGGTGCGTGGGAGCTCGATGGAGTGTCCTTATAATGGTTTTCTGCAGCATACTGGTTCCATCACCCACACATGCCTATATCTATGCT CATTATAGCAATATGACCTCCATGTTGTTTGAGGACCTGCCTGCCTTGTTTGGCAACCCACTTCCTAAGGATGGACTAATG GGTGTCTTGGTGGTGTCCCGTCCACTTAATGGCTGTACAGCAATAGACTCTCCTCCTCCATTGCCAACATCTTATGATGCAAACACGACCAAATTCATCGCTCTCATCAGGCGCTATGATTGCAATTTTGACATAAAG ATCTTGCATGCTCAGCAAGCTGGATACAGTGCTGCAATCGTTCACAACATGTATTCAGACACTCTGCTCAATATGAACTACAGCAACg ACACTATCGCAGATGAGATTGAGATCCCCTCTGTGTTTACCAGCTACTATGCTTCCCGGATTCTCAAGAATTTCATAATTCCAGAACAAGg GGCTTATGTGATCCTCAAGCCAGAGTTCGCTTTTCCACTCTCGTACTACCTTATTCCCTTCACCGGAGTAGTTGGCATGATCATTCTTGTGATGTGTGTCGTCTTC ATTGTACGAtgtgtacagtacagaaaaCGGATAAGGAAAAATCGACTGTCCAAAGAACAACTGAAGCGAATTCCAACCCACAAGTTCCGTAAAG GTGATCACTATGATGTGTGTGCAATCTGTCTGGATGAGTATGAAGAAGGAGACAAGCTGCGAGTTTTACCTTGTTCACATG CCTACCACTGTAAGTGTGTAGACCCGTGGCTCACACAGACCAAGAAGACATGTCCCGTTTGCAAACAACGTGTCAATCGGAACAACCAAGAGCACTCCGAGTCCGAGTCTGAAGAGGAAACTCGGGGACGTGGGGAGGAAGAAGGGACAGAGGGTGAGGCAGACTCGGAGCGCACGCCTCTGCTTCGGCCCTCCAACCCAGGGTCTCCCTCTGGGAGCCCAAGGGCCTATTcagccaccaccaccactactactGCCCAGTGCCTCGCCTCCCCTGCACACTGCGACTCACCCATCCTGGTTTACGAAGGCTACAACTCCCCCCAGGAGGACACGGACTCAGAAAGCGATGATGCAGCAGAGGACAGGTACCACTCTGGCGATGACACTACTCAGCTTATTGGTAGGGATACGGTGGAGATCTGA